A DNA window from Camelina sativa cultivar DH55 chromosome 13, Cs, whole genome shotgun sequence contains the following coding sequences:
- the LOC104734396 gene encoding phytosulfokines 2-like isoform X2, with protein sequence MEKKLGIMFFLFAVLLILQFSELRAAHQRSLQGDNEEERNKNNNWVWAKAKQADKASEMAQELSQLMGEEKCEERDEEYTKRRMITESHLDYIYTQSHHKP encoded by the exons atggaaaagaaacTTGGGattatgtttttcctttttgctgttcttcttattcttcagTTCTCTGAGCTTCGTGCGGCTCATCAACGTTCTTTGCAAGGGGATAACGAAG aagaaagaaacaagaataaTAATTGGGTTTGGGCTAAGGCTAAACAAGCAGATAAGGCTTCTGAGATGGCCCAAGAATTATCGCAg CTGATGGGTGAAGAGAAGTGTGAGGAAAGGGATGAAGAGTATACGAAGAGAAGGATGATCACTGAATCTCACTTGGACTACATCTACACTCAAAGCCACCACAAGCCTTAA
- the LOC104734394 gene encoding heat stress transcription factor A-3 yields MSPKKDDFFSKPTPISVPPGPLYCVDTDTMGSPPTPPLPIPLDILQGNQVPPFLSKTFDLVDDPTLDPVISWGLTGASFVVWDPLEFARTILPRNFKHNNFSSFVRQLNTYGFRKIDTDKWEFANEAFLRGKKHLLKNIQRRRGFRKIDTDKWEFANEAFLRGKKHLLKNIQRRRSPQSNQTCTSSSYSQSQGSPTEVGGEIEKLRKERRALMEEMVELQQQSRGTARHVDSVNQRLKAAEQRQKQLLSFLANLFQNPGFLERLKNLKRREKGTLGLEKATRKFIKQPQDSPTAGEMVKCEADDWERLLMYDEEAQNTLLSDQQGMTSSVGGADPKGKNLMNPSEEEMTEPDYLMTFPSPDGLVKQEETTWTIGFDTTIPAFSNTDVWGNTMDYNDVSEFGSVAETTSGGGLPDVYWEQFAAGITETGFNWPTGDDDNTPMDDP; encoded by the exons atgagcccaaaaaaagatgattttttttccaaaccaactccaatttcAGTACCACCAGGGCCTCTCTACTGCGTCGACACTGACACCATGGGTTCTCCTCCTACTCCTCCACTCCCTATCCCACTAGACATCTTGCAAGGGAATCAAGTCCCTCCCTTTTTGTCCAAGACCTTTGATTTGGTTGATGACCCGACTCTTGACCCGGTCATCTCTTGGGGACTCACCGGTGCCAGTTTCGTCGTTTGGGATCCTCTCGAGTTCGCCAGAACCATTCTCCCTAGGAACTTCAAACATAACAATTTCTCCAGCTTCGTCAGACAGCTTAACACTTAT GGATTTCGAAAGATTGATACTGACAAATGGGAATTCGCTAACGAGGCTTTCCTTAGAGGCAAGAAGCATCTTCTCAAGAACATTCAACGTCGTCGA GGATTTCGAAAGATTGATACTGACAAATGGGAATTCGCTAACGAGGCTTTCCTTAGAGGCAAGAAGCATCTTCTCAAGAACATTCAACGTCGTCGATCACCACAATCTAACCAAACTTGCACTAGTAGTAGCTACAGCCAAAGCCAAGGGTCACCTACTGAGGTTGGAGGAGAGATCGAGAAGCTGAGGAAAGAGCGGCGTGCATTGATGGAGGAAATGGTTGAGCTTCAGCAGCAAAGCAGAGGCACAGCTCGCCACGTGGACTCTGTGAACCAGAGGCTGAAAGCTGCAGAGCAACGTCAGAAGCAGTTGCTCTCTTTCTTGGCCAACTTGTTTCAGAACCCGGGTTTCTTGGAACGCCTCAAGAAcctcaaaagaagagaaaaaggaacACTCGGATTGGAAAAGGCGACAAGGAAGTTCATCAAGCAGCCTCAGGATTCTCCAACAGCAGGGGAGATGGTGAAGTGTGAAGCTGATGATTGGGAGAGATTGCTAATGTATGACGAAGAGGCTCAGAACACTCTACTCTCTGACCAACAAGGGATGACTTCAAGCGTAGGAGGAGCTGATCCCAAAGGCAAGAACTTGATGAATCCATCAGAAGAAGAGATGACAGAACCAGATTACTTAATGACCTTCCCATCCCCTGACGGACTTGTCAAACAAGAAGAGACAACATGGACTATAGGTTTTGATACTACAATACCAGCTTTCAGCAACACCGATGTATGGGGAAACACAATGGACTATAATGATGTCTCAGAGTTTGGTTCTGTTGCAGAAACAACAAGTGGTGGTGGTTTGCCTGATGTCTACTGGGAACAATTTGCTGCAGGAATCACAGAGACTGGATTCAACTGGCCAactggtgatgatgataatacGCCAATGGATGATCCTTAA
- the LOC104734396 gene encoding phytosulfokines 2-like isoform X1, protein MEKKLGIMFFLFAVLLILQFSELRAAHQRSLQGDNEEEERNKNNNWVWAKAKQADKASEMAQELSQLMGEEKCEERDEEYTKRRMITESHLDYIYTQSHHKP, encoded by the exons atggaaaagaaacTTGGGattatgtttttcctttttgctgttcttcttattcttcagTTCTCTGAGCTTCGTGCGGCTCATCAACGTTCTTTGCAAGGGGATAACGAAG aagaagaaagaaacaagaataaTAATTGGGTTTGGGCTAAGGCTAAACAAGCAGATAAGGCTTCTGAGATGGCCCAAGAATTATCGCAg CTGATGGGTGAAGAGAAGTGTGAGGAAAGGGATGAAGAGTATACGAAGAGAAGGATGATCACTGAATCTCACTTGGACTACATCTACACTCAAAGCCACCACAAGCCTTAA